The genomic interval GACTAATGCGTTCTATCAACCGACGGCATTCTGGTGAGCACTACTTTAGTCTTCTGGGGCATCAAGtcgacagaagagaagctgcatgtattaAACTATAGTTGACAAATGGCCTTCCTAAAATAATTAAGCAGAAACTGGTCTAAATTGGTGGTGAAAGTAGCCATTAAGGTTAATTATGGTGGATCAAACTGCACAGGTAGgctttgatttgtttgacagaCATCACACACCCACGATATGCAAAACGGAGCCTGCAAAAACAGGATTGAGATGTTTATATGCCACCATATCCAAGCAGCATATACCAAAACTAGGGTACAAGCTTTTTCAGGTTATTGTTAACGGCATATGTTTAAATGTCACAGAACAAAAACTGGAAATATGTGTGCATGTAAATGTGTTCAGCGGCTATAACAGAACAAAACTTTTTGTTTTTCAAACAGAATTTGAACAACCAGTagcgaagaaaaaatatatacacatttgAAATCCAGAAGATTAGTAACTGAACCACATTCCCTTTTACTACAAATTGCACTGGCAACCAACACTGTTCTCAACCAGCAAGCCAAAAGGTAGACATTAACCACACAGTATTTCAAACACAGGAAATGCACTAAAGTGTTTAATATTTTATCATTCAAGTAATGCAGGGTAGCATGAGCAGCAGCAACTCCCTGGCGGAAGCAAAAGCATACAGTGGAAACTAAAAGAAAGTGTCAGCAACTCAGAATTGTCATCCAAAGGAAAGATCCACCATTAGAATTATGTTGATTAGTATGAAGGATTTCAAAATCAGAAAGCCAAGTTCAGATGAGTAAAAGTTGTCCCTTTAATAACAGGTTGCGAGTTTTTAGCAGGTGGGGATATGCTTGGTTCAGATGCCAAACGTCACTATGGTCCTTGAGAGCATCTCCGCtatcaaaaatgtctaaactccCCAGGGGTGTAGCAAGTTTGGGAGTAGACAGCTTTGCCATTCTCATAAAACCAATATGTAACTATATTGGGATCAGAACTGACTGTTCAATGATACTGCCTTAATGCTACTGGAGCTGACACATTGAGTGCTTTCATTGTCACCGTCAGACCCAAAATCCTGAGAAACATCACTGCTGCTAAAATCCATGTTGCTTGAGGAGTTGGCCCTCCTGTTCAAGCCCTGTCGCTTCTGCCGAGGCATTTGAACCAGATTACGCACTTGATGAGGCACGGGATCCAATTTCTTCACCTAAGATATTTTGGCTTGCCGAGGCATTATGGGTGGCCGCTTGCGCGGCACTGTGGCCGGATGCTTCCGCTGCCGAGGCACCGTGGCCGGTTGCTTCGCCTAAGGTATTTGGGCCAGTCGTGACGCTTGCTGAGGCATTATGGGTGGCTGCTTCTGCTGAGGCACGGGAGCCAGTTGCGTCACCCGAGGTATTTGGGGCAGTCGTGACGCCTGATGAAGCACTGTGGCCAGTTGCTTCAGCTAAGGTATTTGGGCCAGTCGTGACACTTGATGAAGCATTGTGGGTGGCTGCTTCTGCTGCTGAGGCACGAGATCTGGATGCTCCACCTAAAGTATTTTGGCCAGTTGCCACACTTGCTGAGGCATTTTGGGTGGCTGCTTCTGCTGAGGCACGGGAGTCGGATGCTTCACCCAAGGTATTTGGGACAGTCGTGATGCTTGATGAAGCATTGTGGCCAGTTGTTTCACCTAAGGGATTAGGGCCAGTTGCAACACTTGCCGAGGCATTGTGGGTGGCCGATTCCGCTGCTGAAGCATTATGGGTGGCCGCTTGCGCGGCACTGTGGCCAGTTGCTTCCGCTGCCGAGGCACCCTGGCCAGCTGCTTCACCGAAGGTATTTGGGCCAGTCGTGGCACTTGAGGAATTGTGGGTGGCTGCTTCTGCTGCTGAGGCACGGGATCCGGTTGCTCCACCTGCCGAGGCACGGGAGCCGGTAGGTTCCACTGCATTGTGGCCGGTTCCTTTTAATTTATTTTGGGGAATATATCTATAATTACCTACGAAAGAAAAGAACGTTTCAAATCGTAAAATGCCAGCATTTGAAGTTCTGGGATTTATACAGTGTTATTtttaactagaaaagcaaacggctctgggaaacaaataataacgtcagctagggaaccagccagctaacagttcacttagcttgaaatgaaaccactttgtcaaaattagaaatgtgtcatatctgaaaatgtagctagctaatgctacACTATAAACATGCATCATGGACGCGTCTCCCTGTTAGGAATGCCATACCACGGTTGCAcggtttgaagatgtaatccggagacaggggTTTTGTCCacctctttagctatcatactctaactCCACTGATAttaaaacttgatcctccagaaaacagagagcaacacttatgcagctccaatatacaaaacatttttttttaagcaGCGTTccacaggattaccaacacagactgacgagctcaaatagacagacggcttcaatatggcagaccaatccgaactcctctgTATGTCcatcccactcattatctcagacaATCATGGCTAGTGAGAAGTTTGCTTACTATTACTGTGGCTTAACCAGCAAggtaatttaacaattgtttttgtatttacagGTGACATACATGTTTGTTATTAAggtacatgaaagttcacatgttcgagaaggaatttctgccaaaaaaacgcATTTAGatttttacgttcaaacggctctcctgtgaagtcgtcaCTTgcaacatacacctagtttcctgaatcgagtcacatgtgttatttcatagttttgatgtcttcactattattctacaatgtagaaaatagtaaaattaaagaacccttgaatgagtaagtgtgtccaaatgCGAGTGCTACTGCATGGTAGACAAGAGATTGTCCGAGAACACagaatttattttttttacatgaaaGCAGACCATTGAATGCATATACAATTTCGTCCCGTGTCATGAGTCTTTGGCCAAACAGGCAGTCGACTACAGCAGGCAAATGTGTTCATTTGTGTCAATGTTTGTGAATGAGTTCCATGTGACACATTATGCTAGCTAAGCTTCCCTGCTAGTGCCTTGCCGGCTTCATCATTGGAACTTAATAAACCCATTTAAGGGCTGAATTCTCATActaagcagttagattaataaTTGGTTAAGAAAAATGTACAAGTTTAAGACAGTCTGTACAGAATATATTGTTAATTGATAGGTTAAACCATTCCAGGCATCGTAAAATCAAATACACTGGATCCATTCTATAGGAGCCTGTGGTACAATAAATGGATGAGGAGGAATGGGCTACAGGTGAAGAGTATTGAGGCACGTCAATGTAAAAGGCCCCATCAAAATCGTGTTGAAGCTAGAACGTTTTgaatgggctgcgtctcaatccactgcatccaccTGTCGCATCTGCGGTGGACAGGGGCCGAGCTACAGTGGTGTTGGTCAGACACCCCAAAAAGCAGTCTATAAACATCTATAGCGtcagaacggtttggcctacaaactatgaCCATTATGGAAAATTGACTCCCGAACATAGTTACGTTTCCCTCTGACCCCACAATTGTAAGAcgcatctgaaggtaacccatacaaacagaAGTATGGAGGTAGATGTGCCAACAGGGGTTTAAGTGACCAAAATAACATTTGAGCCATCACCTAGATATGGAACAGACACTGCTAAACTGATTTGACTTTGCCATGTGGCGTGGGCTATAGTATAAGGCAAAATACAAGTTTTAAACCAAAAGGTCACTCAATTCTAATAGCTAAATGAGCCATGGTCTGACCATCTAAAACCAGTTCCCTGTATGTTAAATTACTCACCAACAGCTTAGACTGAGGTTGAAGACCGTCTCACTGTATACAATGCATGCCTACATCTAAAGTACGAACATATGAGGAATGTCTGACAAATCACCCCTTGACAAATGCTTTCATGTAGAcccaagcttttattttgaacaaCCAGTAGCGAAGGTGAAAAGATTTGAAAAACCAAAGAATTAACTGAACAGTAGTCATTTTTACTACAGACTGCACACCACCTGTTCTCAGCAAGCATTGGACATGAGAACCAATATCTCAGAGACAAGGCATTTTTTAAAGTAAAATTGTTTATGGATTCCAGCATGCTAGAGCAGCAAGAGCACCAGCAACTTCCTGGTTGAAACAAAAGCAGAAAGAACTGCAGTGTCAGCAACACAGAATGTTAAGTAACCAATGTCAAAAACAATTCTCACCATTAGAGCTTCTAGAGGATGAATCCATTACATTTTCCTGTTGATAGATATGGTTAGTACAAAGGACTTCAAATTCAGAGCAAAGTTCAGACCAGGTTAAAGTTATCCATTACCTTGCAGAAAGCTTCACTAGTGGTGGATATATGCTTGGTGCACCAATGCCAACATAACTGTCCTTGGGAGCATTTCCACTGTCAACAGGCATAGCCTCCCTAGGAGTGTAGCGGGTTTGGGAGAAGACAGTTCTGCCATTCTTGTAGTGCGATTCGGAACGGTAGGAATAGATTGGGATGACACCCGACTGTTCAACAATGCTGGCCTGAGAACTAGCAGAGGGACTATCTTCAGTGCTCTCGTAGTGCTTCTGCTGAGACATTGGGGCCAGTTGTTTCTGTGGCATTTGAGCTACATGCCATAATTGCTGAGGCATGGGGGTCAGTTGCTGCTGTGGCACGGCAGTGTGTTGCTTCCGCTGCTGGGATCTTTGAGCTGGATTCCTCACTTGCTGGTGTATGGTGGCCAGTTGGTTCTGCTGCGGTTCAGCAGCCGGTTGCTTCTGCGGTATTTGACCTGGTTGGCACTCTTGCTGAGGCATGTCGGTCAGTTGCTTCTGCGGTAGAGGCGTGGAGGCCGGTTGCTTCTGCTGCTGGGGAaattgagctggatgccacacttgctgatGCGTCTGCGGCATGGCGGTCAGTGCAGCGACTTGTTGCTTATGGACCATTCTACCTGGATACCACACGTCGTGAGGCTTCTGCGCCAAATGCCACACTTGCTGAAGCATGGCAGCCGGTTGCTTATGCTGCTGGGGCATTTGAGCGGATTGCCACAGTTGTTGGGGTATGGCAGTCAGTTCCTTCTGCGGTAGATGCATAGGGGCTGGTTGCTTCTGCTCCTGGGGAaattgagctggatgccacacttgctggggtgGCTGGGGCATGGCGGTCGATTGAATTTGCTGCTGAGGTTCAGTAGCTGGTTGATTTTGCTGCTgatgcatttgagctggatgccacacttgctggggtATAGCTGTTGGTTGTTCCTGCAGTATAGGCTTTGGGGTCAGTTGCTGCTGGGGCATTTGGGCTGGATACATCTCTTGCTGGGGCATAGTGGTCAGTTGCTTCTGCGGTTGAGGCATTGGGGCTGGTTGCTTCTGCTGCATGGTGGCCAGTTGTTTCTGCTGCTGGGGCATTTGAGATGGATACCATGCTTGCTGGAGTATAGCTGTTGGTTGTTCCTGCAGTATAGGCATTGGGGTCAGTTGCTGctggggcatttgagctggatacATCTCTTGCTGGGGCATAGTGGTCAGTTGCTTCTGCGGCAGAAGCATGGAGGCCAGATGCTTctggggcatttgagctggagACCACACTTGCTGGGCCAAGGCGGTCAGTTGCTTCTGCTGCTGAGGTTCAGCGGTTGGTTGCTTctggggcatttgagctggataccACATTTGCTGAGGTTGCTGGGGTATGGCGGTCAGTTCCTTCTGCGGTAAAAGCATTAGGGCTGGTTGCTTCTGCTGCTGGGGattttgagctggatgccactcTTGCTGAGGCATGGCGGTCAGTTCCTTCTGCGGCAGAGGCATGGAGGCCAGATACTTCTGGGGCATTTGAGCTGAATACCTCACTTGCTGGGGTATGTTGGCCGGTTCCTGTTGCTGCTGGGGCATGTGCACAGGATGCAACTCTTCCCACGTTATGGTGGCCGGTTCCTTCTGCTGCTGGGGACATTGAGCTGAGGTCCACACTTGCTGGGCCAAAACGTTAGGTTGCTTctggggcatttgagctggataccACACTTGCCGAGGTTGCTGGGGTATGGCAGTCAGTTCCTTCTGCGGTAAAGGCATTGGGGCTGGTTGCTTTTGCTCCTGGGGAAATTGCGCTGGATGCCACACTTCCTGAGGTAGCTGGGGCATGGCGGTAGGTTCAATTTTCTGCTGAGGTTCAGCGGCCGGTTGCTTCTGCAGCTGGGGTTTTTGAGCTGGATACCATGCTTGCTGGGGCATGGCGGTCGGTTGCTGCTGTGGTATGGTGGCCGGTTTCTGTTGCTGCTGGGGCATGTGCACAGGATGCAACTCCTGCTGCTGAGGTTCAGCAGCCGGTTGCTTGTGCAGctggggcatttgagctggagACCACACTTGCTGTGCCAAGGCGGTCAGTTGCTTCTGCTGCTGAGGTTCAGCGGTTGGTTGCTTctggggcatttgagctggataccACATTTGCTGAGGTTGCTGGGGTATGGCGGTCAGTTCCTTCTGCGGTAAAAGCATTAGGGCTGGTTGCTTCTGGGGattttgagctggatgccactcTTGCTGAGGCATGGTGGCTTGCTTCTGGACCATTTTAGCTGGATACCACACGTCATGAGGCTGCTTGGGAATAGGGGCCGGTTGCCACACTTGCTGAAGCATGGCAGCCGGTTGCTTATTCTGCTGGGGCATTTGAGCGGATTGCCACAGGTGTGGTGGAATGGCGGTCAGTTCATTCTGCAGTTGACGCATAGGGACTGGTTGCTCCTGGGGAaattgagctggatgccacacttgctgagGCTGGAGCATGGCGGTCAGTTCAATCTGCTGCAGAGGTTCAGCGGCCAGTTGCTTCCGCTGCTGGGGCTTTTGAGCTGGATTCCACACTTGCTGGGGTATGGCAGTCAGTTTCTTCAgcagcatttgagctggatgcaaCACTTGCTGAGGTTGCTGGGTTAAGACGGCCGGTTCTTTCTGCTGGTGAGGTTCAGTAGCTGGTTGCTTTTGCTGCTGGGGCaattgagctggatgccacacttgctggtgCATGGTGGCCGGTTGCTTCTGCGGTGGAGGCATTGGGGCTGGTTGCTTCTGGGGCATGGTGGTCAGTTCCTTCTGCTGCTGAGGACCAGTAGCTGGTTGCTTTTGCTGCTGGGGAATTTGAACTGTATACCACACTTGCTGAGGTAGCTGGGGTATGGAGGCCTGTTCCTTCTGATGCTGAAGTACAGTAGCTGGTTGATTCCAGGGTATTTGAGCTGGATACAACACTGCTTGAGGCTGCTTAGGATAACTGGCCGGTAGAGTCTGCTGTTGGATCATGGCGGCCGGTTGTTTTTCCTGCTGGGGCATTTGAACTGGATACCACATTTTCTGAGGTCCCTGGGGCATGGGGGCTAGTTGCTTTTGCAGGATGGCGGCCAGATGTTTCTGTTGCTCTTCGGTCAGCTGCGCTTCTAAGGGAGCTGTTGGAGAGTTGTAATTACCATATCCTTTAGACCTAAGTGAGCCTGCATCAAGCCATGCTGCATGAGAACCTGGTGCAGAATACCCATCACCTAGGTTAGAAGAAAGTAAAGTAAGATCCCAGCCTTTGAAGTTATTGGATCAACACTGTTACTTGAAATTAATGTGTAGAAACTCACTTGATGTAGAACAGGTTATCCCGCCAATTAGCAGGCAACAAAGCCAAAAAACTCTTTAAAAAAGAAAGTCTGTTAAAAACAAAGCTACCTGTAACACCTGAAGGACAAGGGAAACTAGATCAATACTTTAAAAACCTACCTGAAAGCGATTCCAATCATCACGGCCATTTTGCGTCTCAAAACCTCCCCAGTAATCAGAACTAATGGCCGGTATAAGCCCTAGCATAATATCCCTTTTGCTGTATCTGGCAGGCTTTTTGGTTGCTCCTTTTAAACAAATCCCAGACCCTTCTAATGTCATTGGCTAATTAAGGACAGCTGTAAGCCCCTGAACTACATTTGATTCCTAATTCCAAATTGACCCCTAAATCCTACACCCTGGCCTAAACACTTCTGTGAATCAGAAATGATTGAATAGGTTTAAGCAATATGGCCACAATTGCATCCAGCCTATCAGAAGGCAAGGTGAAGCAATTACCATATTGCTTTAACCTATCTGATCGTTTCAAATGCCCATAAGTGACTAAGTGATaggtgtaggggctaggggttgatttggaatGCAGTAATTTACTCAGGTGTGGTTGATTCTCTAATTGAGTTCCTGACAGGTTAAGGCCACTAATTACTCCCCTCACCTACAgtagttgtctaggtcttaattgaaaggaaaaaacaaaaacctacagacactaggccctccatggaatgagtttgacacccctgctctaaagtaggAAACACATTTTGTCTTGGCACTTCATTGATCGGTTTAAATTATTGCTTGTACAAAATTCACTTGGTTCATTTGAAGATTAGAGGCTATATGAGCAGTTAGGCAACATTATTTTACACAGCCTTCTTTTCATTCAGCATAGCAACATTAGATGATTAACAGTTTCATTTGCACATAGTGCAACATCTTTGACAAATTCTGAATTCAGACAGATGCCAATTAAACACTCACATTATGCAAACACTGCACACACATAGGCTTTTGATGATCTGAGTCTTTAATTTTTCAGAGGCAAACATATAGTAGGGCTGGTTTGAGTGGCAGGGCTAAAGCAACTGACTGTAGACCAAAGTCAAGAAGTAAAGTCAGGAGAGGTGCATCTGCGACAACTGAAATTTGGATACTAATGtcgttttccaacagcaaggctcagatcaccatggcagtgttgccattgtttataaAAGGTTTCCTTTATATTGTCAAAAAAACGTGTCTCCAACACCCACTAACAAACCTGAAATAATTAGTGTGTACATTATACAATCAATAAATGAGAGAGAGCCTCAATCACATCATTAATTTATGCACTGTAGGCTACACATGAATTTTAGcaagttggttcctgtttcagtcatgttTTTGGTCACATTTGCATGGGTCGAACAAAAAcactaatgattggttgacaatagagccACCCACAATGCAGGTGATGGATGCAGGAGGAGGTTGgtgaagagcaactgcagaaacTTGGAGTCAAATcttcatgacctttgatcacatgacTTTTGTCAAGTTCATGCAGTCTACATATAGACCCACGTCAGAAATGTTTTAGCCCTAGAATGCAACACACTTTCAAAGGAGGTGACCAACAATTGTCACCGACTTGACAACAGTGATCCCCTAGAAGGTGCCCACTATCTCCATGAAATGTCTCCCTCATGTGGATGAAATAAAACACAAGACAACAACCCATCACATCATCCTCTGATCGTCTACCCTCTTTTGTGGACGCATTTTTTCCAATGTTGTCTCAACTTTGATTGCAGTACACATCCACAAACACAGACACTCGAATGCAGCTGTTTAGATACTGTAGCTATGCATACATCTCCAGCCCTTTCAAACTCAACATCTGCCAAGTAGTATTTTCCCTATTCTGTCTGATGTTTCCGCTTGGCACTCCATCCCTACTAATTATCCTTAATTCCAAGTCTTTGCCTTGAAAATTCCCATCCACTTTTTAAGGAATTTATTTGGATCAACTTTTCCTTCTCTTTGGTGTGTTGTTTTCTTCTCCTGTTTCTTTCAGCACAGCAGTCAGATAATCTGGTCTTTTTTCTGGTCTTTTATATTCACCCCAAGTGCTCCAATCCTTCTTT from Salvelinus alpinus chromosome 2, SLU_Salpinus.1, whole genome shotgun sequence carries:
- the LOC139544421 gene encoding uncharacterized protein isoform X2, coding for MAVMIGIAFRVFWLCCLLIGGITCSTSSDGYSAPGSHAAWLDAGSLRSKGYGNYNSPTAPLEAQLTEEQQKHLAAILQKQLAPMPQGPQKMWYPVQMPQQEKQPAAMIQQQTLPASYPKQPQAVLYPAQIPWNQPATVLQHQKEQASIPQLPQQVWYTVQIPQQQKQPATGPQQQKELTTMPQKQPAPMPPPQKQPATMHQQVWHPAQLPQQQKQPATEPHQQKEPAVLTQQPQQVLHPAQMLLKKLTAIPQQVWNPAQKPQQRKQLAAEPLQQIELTAMLQPQQVWHPAQFPQEQPVPMRQLQNELTAIPPHLWQSAQMPQQNKQPAAMLQQVWQPAPIPKQPHDVWYPAKMVQKQATMPQQEWHPAQNPQKQPALMLLPQKELTAIPQQPQQMWYPAQMPQKQPTAEPQQQKQLTALAQQVWSPAQMPQLHKQPAAEPQQQELHPVHMPQQQQKPATIPQQQPTAMPQQAWYPAQKPQLQKQPAAEPQQKIEPTAMPQLPQEVWHPAQFPQEQKQPAPMPLPQKELTAIPQQPRQVWYPAQMPQKQPNVLAQQVWTSAQCPQQQKEPATITWEELHPVHMPQQQQEPANIPQQVRYSAQMPQKYLASMPLPQKELTAMPQQEWHPAQNPQQQKQPALMLLPQKELTAIPQQPQQMWYPAQMPQKQPTAEPQQQKQLTALAQQVWSPAQMPQKHLASMLLPQKQLTTMPQQEMYPAQMPQQQLTPMPILQEQPTAILQQAWYPSQMPQQQKQLATMQQKQPAPMPQPQKQLTTMPQQEMYPAQMPQQQLTPKPILQEQPTAIPQQVWHPAQMHQQQNQPATEPQQQIQSTAMPQPPQQVWHPAQFPQEQKQPAPMHLPQKELTAIPQQLWQSAQMPQQHKQPAAMLQQVWHLAQKPHDVWYPGRMVHKQQVAALTAMPQTHQQVWHPAQFPQQQKQPASTPLPQKQLTDMPQQECQPGQIPQKQPAAEPQQNQLATIHQQVRNPAQRSQQRKQHTAVPQQQLTPMPQQLWHVAQMPQKQLAPMSQQKHYESTEDSPSASSQASIVEQSGVIPIYSYRSESHYKNGRTVFSQTRYTPREAMPVDSGNAPKDSYVGIGAPSIYPPLVKLSARKM